A genomic region of Armatimonadota bacterium contains the following coding sequences:
- a CDS encoding nucleotidyltransferase family protein, protein MTSRMLDVILPAGGRLNGAFADEAGVSIKALIRIGGQTVLERTVATLRATGIVDRIVVVGPSELALHPATRGADAVLPDGDCGPDNILRGIDWLEAQGGASLRVIVVTTDLPFLTADAVRAFVEACPPSGEICVPILRCEAFTERFPDSPATFAPLADGQWTMACGFLLDPNAVRRNHLRIRQVFAARKSEFTMARLLGPLFVLRYLTRRLRVEDIERRCTAILRCRGVAVRNARPEMAADIDTVEDYRYAVTHADQFHLRR, encoded by the coding sequence ATGACCTCCCGAATGCTGGATGTCATCCTGCCGGCGGGTGGCCGACTCAACGGAGCGTTCGCCGATGAAGCGGGTGTTTCCATCAAAGCGCTGATTCGCATCGGTGGTCAGACGGTTCTGGAACGAACTGTGGCGACCCTCCGAGCCACGGGAATCGTGGACCGCATCGTGGTGGTGGGCCCTTCGGAGCTGGCGCTGCATCCGGCCACACGGGGCGCCGACGCAGTGCTTCCGGACGGCGATTGCGGACCGGATAACATCCTGCGTGGGATCGACTGGCTGGAAGCCCAGGGCGGCGCGTCACTGCGTGTTATCGTAGTGACGACCGACTTGCCGTTTCTGACGGCCGATGCCGTCCGAGCCTTTGTTGAAGCGTGCCCACCGTCCGGTGAGATCTGCGTCCCCATACTTCGTTGTGAAGCGTTCACCGAGCGCTTCCCGGACAGCCCCGCCACATTCGCTCCGCTCGCCGACGGGCAATGGACCATGGCGTGCGGGTTCCTGCTCGACCCGAATGCCGTCCGTCGAAACCATCTCCGTATCCGGCAGGTATTCGCTGCGCGCAAGAGCGAATTCACCATGGCGCGCCTGCTCGGCCCGTTGTTCGTCCTCCGGTACCTGACCCGGCGCCTCCGCGTTGAAGACATCGAGCGGCGATGCACGGCTATCCTTCGCTGCCGTGGCGTCGCGGTGCGCAATGCGCGGCCCGAGATGGCCGCCGATATCGATACCGTTGAGGACTACCGGTACGCTGTGACGCACGCAGACCAGTTCCACTTGCGACGCTAG
- the rsmA gene encoding 16S rRNA (adenine(1518)-N(6)/adenine(1519)-N(6))-dimethyltransferase RsmA, giving the protein MINLYSPRAVAALMKRHGLRTTQALGQHFLLDRNALERMVNAAELTGEEAILEIGPGLGAMTRILSERAATVRAVEVDAGFIGVLKETVGDLQNVRVDHADFLKLDLPSWVPANLNPLPATIVANVPYNISTPILASLLATGAYWRVIVLLVQKEVAERMRAKPNTPEYGSLSVFAQFYAAVDIAGTVAAQCFFPPPKVESSIIRLRPLAEPPVAVNDVPLFHRIVRASFGQRRKTLLNALSAMPEWGKDGARAALETAGIDSKRRGETLTMAEFAALANAGEDETL; this is encoded by the coding sequence ATGATAAACCTTTACTCACCACGCGCCGTTGCCGCTCTGATGAAACGCCACGGGCTGCGCACCACGCAGGCCCTCGGGCAGCACTTTCTTCTGGACCGCAATGCGCTTGAGCGCATGGTGAACGCGGCGGAACTCACGGGTGAAGAAGCCATTCTGGAGATCGGTCCCGGCCTGGGCGCGATGACCCGCATCCTCTCGGAACGCGCCGCGACCGTGCGCGCCGTGGAAGTGGACGCAGGGTTCATCGGGGTTCTGAAGGAAACGGTGGGGGACCTGCAGAACGTCCGCGTGGACCACGCAGATTTCCTGAAGCTGGACCTGCCTTCGTGGGTTCCGGCGAACCTCAATCCGCTGCCGGCCACCATTGTGGCAAACGTTCCGTACAACATCAGCACGCCCATCCTCGCCTCGCTCCTGGCAACCGGAGCGTATTGGCGCGTGATTGTGCTGCTGGTGCAGAAGGAAGTCGCCGAGCGCATGCGCGCAAAACCGAACACGCCGGAATACGGCAGCCTCAGCGTGTTCGCGCAATTCTATGCGGCCGTTGATATCGCCGGCACGGTGGCGGCGCAGTGCTTCTTCCCGCCTCCTAAGGTTGAGTCCAGCATCATCCGACTGCGACCGCTGGCGGAGCCGCCTGTGGCGGTAAACGACGTCCCGCTCTTCCACCGCATCGTACGGGCATCATTCGGTCAGCGACGCAAGACGCTTCTGAACGCCTTGAGCGCCATGCCGGAGTGGGGGAAGGACGGCGCCCGCGCCGCCCTGGAAACCGCGGGCATTGACTCCAAACGCCGAGGCGAAACCCTCACGATGGCGGAGTTCGCCGCGCTCGCGAATGCGGGTGAAGACGAGACACTATGA
- a CDS encoding ABC transporter ATP-binding protein: MISNENDAPLVRFVDVTLGYGRRTVMAGLNLHLDAGGYVGIVGPNGAGKTTLLRAILGTLKPLSGAVEYGKRPIRFGYVPQAQTMDETFPLTALDIVLMGRYLNVGVLHRPGRIDRVRAMDALEQVGIADLAGRMFREFSGGQRQRTLMARALASEPDILVLDEPTNDMDVAAEHATMDLVDRLHADRGLLVLMVSHLLNVVVNHVHDLAIVGAGKRDFEMGSVDDLVTPDHMEDIYGMRLSVGEVNGKRVVL, translated from the coding sequence ATGATATCGAACGAAAATGACGCTCCGCTCGTGCGGTTCGTAGACGTAACGCTGGGGTACGGACGCCGTACGGTGATGGCGGGGCTGAACCTTCATCTGGACGCGGGCGGATACGTCGGCATCGTGGGTCCCAACGGCGCCGGCAAGACCACGCTCCTCCGGGCGATTCTAGGAACCCTGAAGCCCCTGTCCGGTGCCGTCGAGTACGGCAAGCGACCGATCCGATTCGGATACGTGCCACAGGCGCAGACGATGGACGAGACCTTCCCCCTTACGGCACTGGACATCGTTCTGATGGGACGCTATTTGAACGTCGGCGTCCTGCATCGCCCCGGGCGAATCGACCGTGTGCGCGCGATGGACGCGCTGGAACAGGTTGGCATCGCGGACCTCGCCGGGCGCATGTTCCGGGAGTTTTCCGGGGGGCAGAGGCAGCGCACGTTGATGGCCCGCGCCCTGGCCTCGGAACCGGACATCCTGGTGCTCGATGAGCCGACAAATGACATGGACGTGGCCGCCGAACACGCGACGATGGACCTCGTGGACCGCCTCCACGCCGATCGCGGCCTTCTGGTGCTGATGGTGAGCCATCTTCTAAATGTCGTGGTTAACCACGTGCATGACCTGGCGATCGTAGGCGCCGGAAAGCGGGATTTCGAAATGGGGAGCGTGGACGATCTGGTGACGCCGGACCACATGGAGGACATCTATGGGATGCGGCTTTCGGTTGGCGAGGTGAACGGAAAACGGGTGGTACTATGA
- a CDS encoding glycosyl hydrolase has product MKCIPALTILLALTTLTAPLAAKPAPLEPSPFGIDALKPRFGKDMPNIWKIEDELANYLVDAGLRWDRASIDWSDVQTAKDGPFDWTFTDQMVKVYSERPISGYCLLMGRGQWLTAEPHTEEERAEFANYVYEVVSRYKDTFKVWEIWNEPNIPSFWKVPSAEDYTSLLKAAYAAAKKADPGCVVIAGGTSTVDIGWVRKVLFANGGWDYCDAVAIHPYSMGGSPASQGLGELIRMTRAAATKSGVSKPVWITEVGYTTNTEPDNELRQAENLVQEYVIALSEGVRKTFWFTLGDWSERWGIIAGKNNQPDWGFTSTKRPKPAFYAAKHLIEALSPSGLRPSYLGYLPDTGKVSAIAFLADGDPKKPVLVVWAPFGEQDSLELPRGAPLHALNAHGKTVPIEDYVLRVTEVPVIITGFKPGALKGASPKNDVSLRKPGVNLLINPSMELPDGDTVSFWGQGRFPDQSKDGVMEWADEGRTGKHALRIGASKDAAWNNVPIPVWDGKTYTLHAWVKPSEATGANTISIEWYSGNMWTWLGRTESESVTGSGGWREITVNGKAPADAVVARVTISGKNTTGSVLWDDVTFSEG; this is encoded by the coding sequence ATGAAATGCATTCCTGCCCTGACAATCCTCCTGGCCTTGACAACCCTCACGGCGCCTCTGGCGGCAAAGCCAGCGCCTCTGGAGCCATCCCCGTTCGGCATCGATGCTCTGAAGCCGCGCTTCGGGAAGGACATGCCGAACATCTGGAAGATTGAGGACGAACTGGCCAACTATCTGGTGGACGCCGGCTTGCGATGGGATCGCGCCTCTATCGACTGGTCCGACGTTCAAACCGCAAAAGACGGCCCTTTCGACTGGACGTTCACGGATCAGATGGTCAAGGTCTATTCTGAGCGGCCGATTTCCGGCTACTGCCTGCTGATGGGGCGCGGACAGTGGCTGACGGCGGAGCCGCATACGGAGGAAGAGCGGGCCGAGTTTGCGAATTACGTGTACGAGGTCGTCAGCCGCTACAAGGACACGTTCAAGGTCTGGGAGATCTGGAATGAGCCCAACATCCCGTCATTCTGGAAGGTTCCCAGCGCCGAAGACTACACATCGCTGCTTAAGGCGGCCTATGCGGCTGCAAAGAAAGCGGACCCAGGCTGCGTCGTTATTGCGGGCGGCACCAGCACGGTGGACATCGGCTGGGTCAGAAAAGTATTGTTCGCGAACGGCGGGTGGGACTACTGTGATGCCGTCGCGATCCACCCGTACTCCATGGGCGGAAGCCCGGCGTCCCAGGGCTTGGGCGAGCTGATTCGCATGACGCGTGCCGCCGCGACGAAGAGCGGCGTCTCGAAGCCGGTCTGGATCACGGAAGTCGGCTATACGACCAACACGGAGCCCGATAACGAACTGCGGCAGGCGGAGAACCTGGTGCAGGAGTACGTAATCGCCCTCAGTGAGGGCGTCCGGAAGACCTTCTGGTTTACGCTGGGCGACTGGTCGGAGCGTTGGGGTATCATCGCGGGCAAGAACAACCAGCCGGACTGGGGATTCACGAGCACGAAGCGCCCGAAGCCGGCGTTTTATGCGGCCAAGCATTTGATAGAGGCGCTTTCCCCGAGCGGCCTGCGTCCGTCGTACCTGGGTTACCTGCCGGACACGGGAAAGGTGTCCGCGATCGCTTTTCTGGCCGACGGTGATCCGAAGAAGCCTGTTCTGGTGGTTTGGGCGCCGTTCGGCGAGCAGGACAGCCTCGAACTGCCCCGAGGAGCGCCGTTGCACGCGCTGAATGCGCACGGCAAGACGGTACCGATTGAGGATTACGTATTGCGCGTCACCGAGGTGCCCGTCATCATCACGGGCTTCAAGCCGGGCGCGCTCAAGGGGGCATCCCCGAAGAACGATGTGTCCCTGCGGAAGCCGGGCGTGAATTTGCTGATCAACCCGTCCATGGAATTGCCGGACGGCGACACCGTATCCTTCTGGGGGCAGGGGAGGTTTCCCGACCAGTCGAAGGACGGCGTGATGGAGTGGGCCGATGAGGGCCGAACGGGTAAACACGCGCTCCGAATCGGCGCCTCGAAAGACGCCGCATGGAACAACGTCCCCATCCCGGTCTGGGACGGCAAGACTTATACTCTGCACGCATGGGTGAAGCCCTCGGAGGCCACAGGCGCGAACACCATCTCCATCGAATGGTACAGCGGCAATATGTGGACCTGGCTGGGCCGGACGGAGTCGGAGAGCGTCACAGGGTCCGGGGGCTGGAGGGAGATCACCGTGAACGGCAAAGCGCCGGCCGACGCGGTGGTGGCAAGGGTGACGATCTCGGGCAAGAACACAACGGGAAGCGTCCTCTGGGACGACGTCACGTTTTCGGAGGGCTGA
- a CDS encoding aminopeptidase, whose product MSDARFERLADILVGHSTALKPGDKTLIEASDVPPEMVNALVNRIARADALPFVITRQQRVQRTLYRNASEQQMRIIGDWELSLMEQMNAYVGLRGSHNALELSDVPDEKMRLYREHVWSKVHSNRRVPNTNWVVLRWPTSAMAQQAGMSTEAFEDFYFDVCIGVDYDKMRAAQEPLKARMDRADQIHILGPGDTDLTFSIRAIPTITCYGIRNIPDGECFTAPVRDSVNGVMHYNAPTEYQGKPFDDIRLVFKDGKIVEATGSDTLALNAILDSDEGARYVGEFSFGFNPFITKPMRDILFDEKIAGSIHFTPGQAYENADNGNRSQIHWDMVLVQSKQYGGGEIHIDGETVRKDGLFVPSDLWGLNPENLKAG is encoded by the coding sequence GTGAGTGACGCGCGATTTGAGAGATTGGCCGATATCCTAGTCGGCCACAGCACGGCCCTGAAGCCGGGCGACAAGACGCTGATTGAGGCATCGGACGTTCCGCCTGAGATGGTAAACGCGCTGGTGAACCGAATCGCAAGAGCCGACGCGCTGCCGTTTGTCATCACGCGGCAGCAGCGGGTCCAGCGAACCCTGTACCGCAACGCTTCGGAGCAGCAGATGCGGATTATCGGCGATTGGGAACTCTCGCTGATGGAACAGATGAACGCCTATGTTGGACTGCGAGGCTCTCACAACGCGCTCGAACTGAGCGACGTTCCGGACGAGAAGATGCGCCTCTATCGCGAGCACGTGTGGAGCAAGGTCCACAGCAACCGCCGCGTTCCGAACACGAACTGGGTGGTCCTTCGCTGGCCCACTTCCGCTATGGCACAGCAGGCGGGTATGTCCACCGAGGCTTTCGAGGATTTCTATTTCGACGTCTGCATCGGCGTGGATTATGACAAGATGCGCGCCGCCCAGGAACCGTTGAAGGCGCGAATGGACCGGGCCGACCAGATTCATATCCTTGGCCCCGGCGATACGGATCTGACGTTCAGCATCCGCGCGATCCCGACGATAACCTGCTACGGAATCCGCAATATCCCGGACGGGGAATGCTTCACGGCGCCCGTTCGCGACAGCGTCAACGGCGTGATGCACTACAACGCGCCCACCGAGTATCAGGGCAAACCCTTCGACGATATCCGCCTCGTCTTCAAGGACGGGAAGATCGTCGAGGCAACCGGCAGCGACACCCTTGCACTGAATGCCATCCTGGACAGCGACGAAGGCGCGCGGTATGTTGGGGAGTTCAGTTTCGGGTTCAACCCGTTCATCACCAAGCCCATGCGGGATATTCTCTTCGACGAGAAAATCGCCGGGAGCATCCACTTCACGCCCGGCCAGGCGTACGAGAACGCCGACAACGGGAACCGCAGCCAGATTCACTGGGACATGGTGTTAGTGCAAAGCAAGCAATACGGCGGCGGCGAGATCCACATTGACGGTGAAACCGTTCGCAAAGACGGCCTGTTCGTCCCTTCCGACCTGTGGGGCCTGAACCCCGAGAATCTGAAAGCCGGATAG
- the def gene encoding peptide deformylase, translating to MAYREILTYQHPALRSQTEELDAVTPETRQLAADMIQTMEEAYGVGLAAPQIGELIRLFVYDVGDGPHTVINPRILRQSGEELGNEGCLSIPRLYGDVPRATKVTATWLDQHGRKVRKSLEGFTARVFQHEYDHLFGVLFTDKAVPESLHMVDIVPRERDDVEEPADRRDESDAVVA from the coding sequence ATGGCTTACCGAGAGATACTGACATACCAGCATCCGGCGCTTCGCTCCCAAACCGAGGAGTTGGACGCCGTGACACCCGAAACGCGCCAACTCGCAGCGGACATGATCCAGACGATGGAGGAGGCGTACGGTGTCGGCCTCGCCGCGCCTCAGATTGGCGAGTTGATCCGCCTCTTCGTCTACGACGTTGGCGACGGACCGCATACGGTCATCAACCCGCGCATCCTCCGCCAATCCGGCGAGGAACTGGGCAACGAAGGCTGTCTGAGCATCCCCCGGCTGTACGGGGACGTGCCGCGTGCCACCAAAGTGACCGCCACCTGGCTGGACCAGCACGGGCGCAAGGTCCGCAAATCACTGGAAGGATTCACCGCCCGCGTCTTCCAGCACGAGTACGACCACCTCTTCGGCGTCCTGTTCACGGACAAGGCCGTGCCGGAATCGCTCCATATGGTCGATATCGTTCCGCGGGAACGGGATGACGTCGAGGAGCCCGCGGACAGGCGCGATGAGTCCGACGCCGTGGTGGCGTAG
- a CDS encoding SMI1/KNR4 family protein, producing MNKHNLSMDALIDRFVATINRFPREPSIEGEIPPSVRHGEDLLGVFDWRITPWPTVDWIVPLEQRLGLALPPSYRSLVTRYVFPAFEVGPFQMSANTPEGTPFYEFRNRVFSDQAFVDILLPAGYIPLGNPFAGNYDQICFDTQRRKGAAGECPIVWIDHEEVLCNERIRVLEQVSSSFEAFAEGIVHAYGS from the coding sequence ATGAACAAACACAACCTGAGCATGGACGCGCTAATAGACCGGTTCGTCGCAACGATCAACAGGTTCCCCCGAGAACCCAGCATCGAAGGCGAGATTCCACCATCCGTGCGGCACGGTGAGGATTTGCTCGGCGTTTTCGACTGGCGCATCACGCCGTGGCCAACTGTGGATTGGATCGTACCACTGGAGCAGAGACTGGGCTTGGCATTGCCTCCCTCGTACCGATCGCTCGTGACGCGGTACGTGTTTCCCGCCTTCGAAGTGGGGCCCTTCCAGATGTCCGCTAACACGCCGGAGGGTACACCATTCTACGAATTCCGAAACAGGGTGTTTAGCGACCAGGCGTTCGTTGACATCCTGCTCCCAGCCGGATATATACCTCTCGGTAACCCGTTTGCGGGCAATTACGACCAGATCTGCTTCGACACGCAACGGCGCAAAGGTGCGGCAGGTGAGTGCCCCATAGTCTGGATTGATCACGAGGAAGTACTGTGCAATGAGAGGATCCGTGTGTTGGAGCAGGTGAGTTCCTCCTTTGAAGCGTTTGCGGAAGGGATTGTACACGCATACGGGTCGTGA
- a CDS encoding metal ABC transporter substrate-binding protein: MKMKIALLALTVSAFVPVPARAAMRVVCTLPELAAIAGEVGGTHISAISLAKPDQNYHQIDPRPSDVIRVRDAEILVRAGMDLDMWVDSLVNAARNSRVEKSGKGYVDASRLIRKLEVPGSQITGASGDIHVYGNPHYWFDPGDAKVIAYEIDLALRENDPKNAKAYDDNYRKFASEIDTRIAAWKAELAPYRGRSVVAYHDEWVYFLDRFGLKAFAYLEPKPGIPPSASHVNNLIGRMKAAGVKAVIVPSIYPEGFSDLLKRSAGANVVRVPYSVGSMGTTNYFSYMDKIVNGFKQALSR, from the coding sequence ATGAAAATGAAAATCGCGCTTCTGGCGCTCACCGTATCGGCATTTGTACCGGTTCCCGCCCGGGCGGCGATGCGGGTTGTCTGCACGCTTCCCGAACTCGCCGCGATTGCGGGCGAGGTGGGCGGGACCCACATATCGGCGATCTCGCTCGCGAAGCCTGATCAGAACTACCACCAGATCGACCCGCGGCCTAGCGACGTCATCCGTGTTCGCGATGCCGAGATACTTGTTCGCGCAGGCATGGATCTGGATATGTGGGTGGACTCTTTGGTCAACGCGGCGCGAAACAGCCGCGTTGAGAAGTCGGGCAAGGGGTACGTTGACGCCTCCCGCCTGATCCGCAAGCTGGAAGTCCCCGGAAGCCAGATTACCGGCGCTTCCGGCGATATCCACGTCTATGGCAACCCCCATTACTGGTTCGATCCGGGCGACGCCAAGGTGATCGCGTACGAAATTGACCTTGCCCTCCGCGAAAATGACCCGAAGAACGCAAAAGCCTATGACGACAACTACCGCAAGTTTGCGTCGGAAATCGACACCCGAATCGCGGCGTGGAAGGCAGAACTCGCTCCGTATCGCGGCCGGAGTGTCGTGGCGTACCACGACGAATGGGTCTATTTCCTGGATCGCTTCGGACTCAAAGCGTTTGCCTACCTGGAGCCCAAGCCCGGTATCCCGCCGAGCGCCAGCCATGTGAACAACCTCATCGGGCGTATGAAAGCGGCGGGCGTGAAAGCTGTCATCGTGCCCAGCATATACCCCGAAGGCTTCTCCGATCTGCTGAAACGGTCCGCGGGGGCGAACGTCGTTCGCGTGCCGTACTCCGTCGGTTCTATGGGTACGACGAACTATTTCAGCTACATGGACAAGATCGTCAACGGCTTCAAGCAGGCTCTGTCAAGGTAG
- a CDS encoding iron chelate uptake ABC transporter family permease subunit: MKARSALGWLLAVCLMAPGLSYAQGAPPPSPPPSEAASAPASTPPPPPAEAAAPTAPVAKPQPVATHPAAKVALPRDKPATPGQSSPAPSAKPVEMPKSAPPVRMSQPPANSPGAAPVLTDAAADQPIALPAPPSIASVFAPSFMRWALLAGLLVAGTCAYVGVYVVLKRIVFVGVALAEVSSAGVALALLVGFNPFIGAVALMFVGIGLFSVRWSPRKVSQEAFIGIGWAVASALGVILIAKSAQGEAHMHDLLFGNILTVDPVDVRHTAIGMAAVLLIHALFSKEFLFVSFDADTANAMGYRARAWDMLLYATIGLAIAFSIHTVGVLLAFSALVLPAVTALLLTHRMKSALIASVLLGLIPVPIGLYLSFARDLPSSATIVAIMFAFLLALGAFSRLRSRYGAH, from the coding sequence ATGAAAGCTCGATCTGCGTTGGGGTGGTTGCTGGCTGTCTGCTTGATGGCGCCCGGCCTGTCGTACGCACAGGGGGCGCCGCCTCCGTCTCCGCCACCCTCCGAGGCCGCTTCCGCGCCGGCTTCCACGCCTCCTCCTCCGCCCGCTGAGGCGGCGGCCCCCACCGCGCCGGTTGCCAAGCCCCAACCCGTGGCCACCCATCCCGCCGCCAAAGTCGCTTTGCCCCGGGACAAGCCCGCCACGCCGGGCCAGTCCTCGCCGGCACCGTCCGCGAAGCCGGTCGAGATGCCAAAATCCGCGCCCCCGGTTCGCATGTCTCAGCCACCGGCCAACAGCCCAGGCGCCGCGCCGGTTTTAACGGACGCCGCGGCGGATCAGCCGATAGCGTTGCCCGCGCCGCCGTCCATCGCTTCGGTATTCGCTCCGTCATTCATGCGCTGGGCCCTGCTTGCCGGTCTGCTTGTCGCAGGTACATGCGCCTACGTCGGTGTTTACGTGGTGCTGAAGCGCATCGTTTTTGTCGGAGTCGCACTGGCGGAAGTCAGTTCGGCGGGAGTCGCGCTGGCGCTATTGGTGGGTTTCAACCCGTTCATTGGCGCGGTCGCTCTCATGTTCGTGGGAATTGGCCTGTTCTCAGTGCGCTGGTCGCCGCGCAAGGTGTCGCAGGAAGCGTTCATCGGCATCGGCTGGGCGGTTGCCTCCGCGCTCGGCGTGATCCTGATCGCGAAGAGCGCGCAGGGCGAAGCCCATATGCACGACCTCCTGTTCGGCAACATCCTCACAGTGGACCCCGTCGATGTCCGCCACACGGCCATCGGAATGGCTGCCGTGCTGCTGATCCATGCCTTGTTCTCAAAGGAGTTTTTGTTCGTTTCCTTCGATGCGGACACGGCCAACGCGATGGGCTACCGGGCGAGGGCGTGGGACATGCTGCTGTATGCCACCATCGGGCTGGCGATTGCCTTCTCGATCCATACCGTCGGGGTGTTGCTCGCGTTCAGCGCGCTGGTTCTACCCGCGGTGACGGCGCTGCTTCTCACTCACCGAATGAAAAGCGCGCTCATCGCTTCCGTGCTCCTGGGCCTTATCCCGGTGCCCATCGGGCTCTATCTATCGTTCGCGAGGGATCTGCCGTCTTCCGCGACCATCGTCGCGATCATGTTCGCCTTCCTGCTGGCGCTGGGAGCATTCTCGAGGCTGCGTTCGAGATACGGCGCACACTAG